The Triplophysa rosa linkage group LG25, Trosa_1v2, whole genome shotgun sequence genome window below encodes:
- the LOC130549064 gene encoding uncharacterized protein LOC130549064: MLHTSLVLCLWTLIGVFGDEVKSVSVMEGHSVTLHTHLTHILRNETVDWRFGVNGPLIAKIKRSFNINPIYYINDETEIFRDRLKMNNQTGDLTITNITSQHNGVYQLKMNFGNKQITNNFSLNVYAPSTVNISECTPTPSSSSSESSGVSADVYSPSGGTHWRSIVVICCVVGCVMIVSALLIFFICRKHTNTHEEVQTCEDDVTYITYADTTFYKHNKHMKRVKEEDVVYTEVVMRR, encoded by the exons ATGCTTCACACATCTCTTGTGTTGTGCTTGTGGACTTTGATCG gtgtgtttggtgatgaagtgaagtcagtgtcagtgatggagggacattctGTTACTCTACACACTCATCTCACTCACATACTGAGAAATGAAACGGTCGACTGGAGGTTTGGAGTAAACGGTCCTCTCATCGCCAAAATCAAGAGATCATTCAATATTAAtcccatatattatattaatgatGAGACTGAGATATTCAGAGACAGACTTAAGATGAACAatcagactggagatctcaccatcacaaacatcacatcTCAACACAATGGAGTTTATCAACTAAAAATGAACTTTGGAAATAAACAGATAACAAATAATTTCAGTCTCAATGTTTATG CTCCCAGTACTGTCAACATCAGTGAATGTACACCAActccatcatcatcttcatcagagAGTTCAGGTGTGTCAG CAGATGTTTATAGTCCATCAGGAGGAACACACTGGCGTTCTATAGTCGTGATCTGTTGTGTTGTTGGATGTGTGATGATTGTATCTGCACTTCTCATCTTCTTCAtctgcagaaaacacacaaacactcatgaAGAAG TTCAGACCTGTGAGGATGACGTCACTTACATCACTTACGCCGACACAACATTctacaaacacaacaaacacatgaaG AGAGTTAAAGAGGAGGATGTGGTGTACACAGAAGTCGTCATGAGACGTTGA